A single Streptococcus thermophilus DNA region contains:
- the hpf gene encoding ribosome hibernation-promoting factor, HPF/YfiA family, with translation MIKYSIRGENIEVTEALRDYVESKLSKVEKYFHEDLELHARVNLKVYREKTAKVEVTIPTGSVTLRAEDVSQDMYGSIDLVVDKIARQIRKNKTKIARKHREKVPTGEMFSTEFNKEEVEEAPAVEVVRTKNIELKPMDVEEAILQMELLGHYFFIYTDSEDHTTNVLYKREDGNYGLIEAK, from the coding sequence ATGATTAAATATAGTATCCGTGGCGAAAACATCGAAGTAACTGAAGCACTTCGTGACTATGTTGAAAGTAAACTTAGCAAAGTTGAAAAATACTTCCACGAAGACCTAGAACTACATGCACGAGTAAATCTTAAGGTTTATCGCGAAAAGACAGCTAAAGTAGAAGTTACTATCCCTACAGGTTCTGTAACACTACGTGCAGAAGATGTTTCACAAGATATGTATGGTTCTATTGACTTAGTGGTCGATAAGATTGCAAGACAAATCCGTAAAAATAAAACAAAAATTGCACGTAAGCATCGTGAGAAAGTTCCAACCGGTGAAATGTTCTCGACTGAATTCAATAAAGAAGAAGTTGAAGAAGCACCAGCTGTTGAAGTTGTGAGAACTAAAAATATTGAGTTGAAACCAATGGATGTTGAAGAAGCAATTCTTCAAATGGAGTTGTTGGGACACTATTTCTTTATCTATACTGATAGCGAAGATCATACAACTAACGTACTATATAAGCGTGAAGATGGTAACTATGGCTTGATTGAAGCAAAATAA
- a CDS encoding DEAD/DEAH box helicase, which translates to MIPKEYYGRLFTKEQLPVDYLSEAVKLESMIKVDKKLRCKRCYSRIEEDWQLPNGQYYCRACIVFGRNQEGKELYYFPSEKSEVDFPVLKWSGKLTPYQNEVSEKLLKTYKNQKHSLVHAVTGAGKTEIIYNIVAYVLENKNRVVIASPRVDVCRELFLRMQKDFTCSISLLHADSEPYDGSPLVIATTHQLLKFYHSFDLIIVDEVDAFPFVGNVMLNHAVKQAKTETGRYIYLTATSTLALEEQVRLGAIEKHHLASRFHGNPLVLPRFFWQGRLQKSLTNEKLPRSLIHQIKKQRKSNFPLLIFFPNIALGEKFSITLKKYLPTENIAFVSSKSEERSTIVEKFRKKELSILVTTTILERGVTFPQVDVFVCMANHHLYTSSSLIQIGGRVGRSPERPTGKLYFFHEGLSKSMLQCRKEINAMNKKGGFENEVSTM; encoded by the coding sequence ATGATACCTAAAGAATATTATGGACGACTATTTACGAAAGAACAGTTACCAGTGGACTATCTCTCAGAGGCTGTAAAATTAGAAAGTATGATAAAGGTTGATAAAAAACTTAGATGTAAAAGATGTTATAGTCGAATAGAGGAAGATTGGCAATTACCGAATGGTCAGTATTATTGTAGAGCGTGTATTGTCTTTGGTCGAAACCAAGAAGGAAAAGAACTCTATTACTTTCCCTCAGAAAAATCAGAAGTAGATTTTCCTGTCTTGAAATGGTCAGGAAAACTGACTCCTTATCAAAATGAGGTCTCGGAAAAGCTTTTAAAGACTTATAAAAATCAAAAACACAGTCTTGTTCATGCAGTGACTGGTGCTGGCAAGACAGAGATAATTTATAATATTGTTGCCTATGTTCTTGAAAATAAAAATCGTGTCGTCATCGCAAGTCCCCGAGTTGATGTTTGTCGAGAATTGTTTCTACGCATGCAGAAAGATTTTACTTGTAGTATTTCTCTGCTTCATGCTGATAGTGAACCATATGATGGTAGTCCGCTCGTTATAGCTACCACTCATCAATTACTAAAATTTTATCATAGCTTTGACTTGATTATTGTTGATGAAGTTGATGCCTTTCCATTTGTAGGGAATGTCATGTTAAATCATGCTGTTAAACAGGCAAAGACGGAAACAGGCCGGTATATTTACTTAACAGCAACTTCTACATTAGCTTTAGAAGAGCAAGTGCGCCTTGGAGCTATAGAAAAGCATCACCTTGCTAGTCGTTTCCACGGAAATCCTTTAGTCCTTCCTCGTTTCTTTTGGCAAGGAAGGTTACAAAAGTCGTTGACGAACGAGAAGCTTCCAAGGTCTCTAATTCACCAGATTAAGAAGCAGCGTAAATCAAATTTTCCTCTATTAATCTTTTTTCCCAATATAGCATTAGGTGAAAAGTTTAGTATTACCCTAAAAAAATATCTCCCTACTGAAAACATAGCCTTTGTTTCATCAAAAAGCGAGGAGCGTTCAACCATCGTAGAGAAATTCCGAAAAAAAGAATTGTCAATCTTAGTGACGACAACTATTCTCGAACGTGGTGTTACCTTTCCACAAGTAGATGTTTTTGTTTGTATGGCAAATCATCACTTATATACTAGTTCGAGTCTTATTCAGATTGGTGGTAGGGTGGGGCGTTCGCCCGAGAGACCTACAGGGAAACTCTATTTCTTTCATGAAGGATTATCTAAATCAATGTTGCAATGTCGGAAAGAAATAAATGCAATGAATAAAAAAGGAGGGTTTGAAAATGAAGTGTCTACTATGTAA
- the ntdP gene encoding nucleoside tri-diphosphate phosphatase, with amino-acid sequence MKLPKEGDFITIQSYKHDGRLHRTWRDTMVLKTTENAVIGVNDHTLVTEADGRRWVTREPAIVYFHKKYWFNIIAMIRDNGISYYCNLASPYVLDQEALKYIDYDLDVKVFADGEKKLLDVDEYEIHKKEMHYSPDIDYILKEHVKILVDWINNGKGPFSQSYVNIWYKRYLELRNR; translated from the coding sequence ATGAAATTACCAAAAGAAGGCGACTTTATCACAATTCAAAGTTATAAGCATGATGGTAGATTGCACCGTACTTGGCGCGATACTATGGTACTAAAGACAACTGAGAATGCTGTTATTGGCGTTAACGATCATACCCTCGTTACTGAAGCAGATGGGAGACGATGGGTAACTCGTGAACCTGCTATTGTTTATTTCCACAAAAAATACTGGTTTAATATTATAGCCATGATCAGGGATAACGGCATTTCCTACTACTGCAATTTAGCCAGTCCATATGTTTTGGACCAAGAAGCGCTAAAATATATTGACTATGACTTAGATGTCAAAGTTTTCGCTGATGGTGAGAAAAAATTGCTAGATGTAGATGAGTATGAAATACATAAAAAAGAAATGCATTACTCTCCTGATATTGACTATATCTTAAAGGAACATGTTAAAATCTTAGTAGATTGGATTAACAATGGTAAAGGGCCATTTTCACAATCTTATGTTAACATCTGGTACAAACGTTATCTTGAACTAAGGAATCGTTAA
- a CDS encoding ComF family protein, whose protein sequence is MKCLLCNEWIEPVDQLSDLIMFKQRREYSCEDCKAQFKKLGKARCSNCYKIIDGNSCFDCKIWAKKGYIPKHFAIYRYEENMKEYFSRYKFMGDYCLRKIFQQEIKANLKSFLKKGYILVPVPLSEERLEERGFNQVKGLLEGIPYKNIFEKREIEKQSSRTREERLSQDNSFSLKKGIELPSKIIIIDDIYTTGSTLYQMVKLLDNLDVKEVLTFSLAR, encoded by the coding sequence ATGAAGTGTCTACTATGTAATGAATGGATTGAACCAGTAGATCAATTAAGTGATTTAATTATGTTTAAACAAAGAAGAGAGTATTCTTGTGAAGATTGTAAAGCTCAATTTAAAAAGCTTGGGAAGGCGAGATGTTCAAATTGTTATAAAATAATAGATGGAAATAGTTGCTTTGATTGCAAAATTTGGGCGAAAAAAGGCTATATTCCAAAACATTTTGCCATTTATCGTTATGAAGAAAACATGAAAGAGTATTTTAGTCGCTATAAATTTATGGGAGATTATTGTCTTAGAAAAATATTTCAACAAGAAATTAAAGCCAATTTAAAGTCTTTTTTAAAGAAAGGTTATATCTTAGTACCTGTCCCCTTGTCGGAAGAACGCCTGGAAGAGAGAGGATTCAATCAAGTTAAAGGATTACTAGAGGGAATCCCCTATAAAAACATTTTTGAAAAAAGAGAGATCGAGAAGCAATCCTCGAGAACACGCGAAGAGCGGTTAAGTCAAGATAATTCTTTCAGTTTGAAGAAAGGTATTGAGCTACCAAGTAAGATCATCATAATCGATGATATTTACACAACAGGATCTACCCTGTATCAAATGGTCAAACTATTAGATAATTTAGATGTCAAAGAAGTTTTGACATTTTCCTTAGCTAGATAA
- a CDS encoding YigZ family protein — protein MDYKTIANDGIVEEEIKKSRFICHLKRISNEEEGREYIAQIKKEHHKANHSCSAMIVGEDGQIKRSSDDGEPSGTAGVPMLTVLEKQGLTNVVAVVTRYFGGIKLGTGGLIRAYSGSVAHAIEEIGRVDVKELTGLTVELTYSQYQVFSNFLEKEGIQEFDTTFLSDVSTTLFVEESEIERLGQELTEFYQGKVNYKKSGKKIVEIPI, from the coding sequence ATGGATTACAAAACAATTGCCAACGATGGAATCGTTGAAGAAGAAATCAAAAAATCTCGTTTTATTTGTCACTTGAAACGCATTAGCAATGAAGAAGAAGGAAGGGAGTATATCGCTCAGATTAAGAAAGAGCATCACAAGGCCAATCACTCTTGCTCTGCAATGATTGTCGGAGAAGATGGTCAAATTAAGCGTTCTAGTGATGACGGTGAACCTTCTGGAACTGCTGGTGTGCCCATGCTCACCGTTCTAGAAAAACAAGGACTTACCAATGTCGTAGCAGTTGTGACTCGCTATTTTGGTGGGATCAAGTTAGGTACTGGTGGCCTTATTCGCGCTTACTCAGGTAGTGTTGCCCATGCAATCGAAGAAATTGGTCGAGTTGATGTCAAGGAATTAACTGGGCTAACCGTAGAGTTAACCTACTCTCAATATCAAGTCTTCTCCAATTTCCTTGAAAAAGAAGGGATCCAAGAATTTGATACAACTTTCCTATCCGATGTTTCTACAACCTTGTTTGTTGAAGAGTCTGAGATTGAAAGACTTGGTCAAGAGCTTACTGAATTCTATCAAGGAAAAGTAAATTATAAAAAATCCGGTAAGAAAATTGTTGAGATACCTATCTGA
- the cysK gene encoding cysteine synthase A produces the protein MTIYNSITELVGRTPIIKLNSIVPEGSADVYVKLEAFNPGSSVKDRIALRMIEDAEKAGIIKPGNTIIEPTSGNTGIGLAWVGAAKGYKVVIVMPDTMSVERRKIIQAYGAELVLTPGSEGMKGAIAKAKEVAAERDGWVPLQFANPSNPAAHADTTGQEILEDFGADGLDAFVAGIGTGGTISGVSKTLKAANPNIKVYGIEADESAVLNGDKPGPHKIQGISTGFIPDTLNTKSYDSVVRIPSDEAISTSRTLGSKEGFLAGISSGAAIAAALKVAAELGEGKKVLTLLPDNGERYLSTTLYDFQN, from the coding sequence ATGACAATTTACAATTCAATTACCGAACTTGTTGGAAGAACACCAATTATTAAACTTAATTCTATTGTCCCAGAAGGATCAGCAGATGTTTATGTTAAACTCGAAGCATTTAATCCTGGTTCTTCAGTTAAAGACCGTATTGCTCTTCGTATGATTGAAGATGCTGAAAAAGCTGGAATAATTAAACCTGGTAATACTATTATTGAACCAACTTCTGGTAATACAGGTATCGGTCTTGCTTGGGTTGGCGCTGCTAAAGGTTACAAGGTAGTCATCGTAATGCCTGACACAATGAGTGTTGAACGTCGTAAAATCATCCAAGCCTACGGTGCTGAACTTGTTTTGACTCCTGGTAGCGAAGGAATGAAAGGTGCTATCGCTAAGGCTAAAGAAGTTGCTGCTGAGCGCGATGGTTGGGTGCCACTCCAATTTGCTAACCCTTCAAATCCAGCTGCCCATGCTGATACAACTGGTCAAGAGATTCTTGAAGACTTTGGGGCAGATGGTTTGGATGCATTCGTAGCTGGTATCGGTACCGGTGGTACTATTTCGGGTGTTTCTAAAACTCTGAAAGCTGCTAATCCAAACATCAAAGTTTATGGTATTGAAGCTGACGAATCTGCTGTCTTGAACGGTGATAAACCAGGACCACACAAAATTCAAGGTATCTCAACTGGCTTTATCCCTGACACATTGAATACAAAATCATATGATAGCGTTGTACGTATTCCTTCTGATGAGGCTATCTCAACATCACGTACATTGGGTAGCAAGGAAGGTTTCCTAGCTGGTATCTCATCAGGTGCTGCTATTGCTGCTGCTCTTAAAGTTGCTGCTGAACTCGGCGAAGGTAAAAAAGTATTGACACTTTTGCCTGATAATGGTGAGCGTTACCTTTCTACAACACTTTATGATTTCCAAAACTAA
- the recX gene encoding recombination regulator RecX produces the protein MKITKIEKKKRLYLVEIDKKESLYVTEDTIVKYMLTKEMALSKDQLEDIKNFAQFSHGKNLALYFISFKQRTEKEVRDYLFKHEINPHIIPQIIDNLKKDHWIDDYKLLESLAQQNLNSGDKGAYALKQKWLQKGCEKQVIDEVLTQFDFSEVAIKVTSKLLRKYQGKLPTKSLKDKLIQNLINKGFSFQESKNAINQLELEADEENEQALLYKEIEKQYQKFSKKYDGYELKQHLTQSLFRKGYDFDAIASALREYF, from the coding sequence ATGAAAATCACAAAAATAGAGAAGAAAAAAAGGCTCTATCTCGTTGAGATAGATAAAAAAGAGAGTCTCTATGTTACAGAAGACACCATCGTCAAGTACATGTTAACAAAAGAAATGGCACTTAGTAAAGATCAGCTAGAAGATATTAAGAACTTTGCACAGTTCTCACATGGTAAAAATCTGGCCCTTTATTTTATTTCCTTTAAACAACGTACTGAAAAAGAAGTAAGAGACTATCTTTTTAAACATGAAATAAATCCACATATAATTCCCCAAATCATTGATAATCTAAAGAAAGACCATTGGATTGATGATTATAAACTCCTAGAAAGCCTAGCTCAACAGAATTTAAATTCAGGAGATAAAGGTGCCTATGCCTTGAAGCAAAAATGGCTACAAAAAGGCTGTGAGAAACAAGTCATTGACGAGGTATTAACCCAATTTGATTTCTCGGAAGTAGCAATTAAAGTAACTTCAAAACTATTACGAAAATATCAGGGAAAATTACCAACCAAATCTCTAAAGGATAAATTGATTCAGAACCTCATTAATAAAGGCTTTTCATTCCAAGAAAGTAAGAACGCTATTAACCAACTAGAACTAGAAGCCGATGAAGAAAATGAACAAGCTCTCCTTTATAAAGAAATAGAAAAGCAATATCAAAAATTTAGTAAAAAATACGATGGTTATGAACTTAAGCAACACCTCACACAATCTTTGTTCCGAAAAGGTTATGACTTTGATGCTATAGCCTCCGCTCTAAGAGAATATTTCTAA
- a CDS encoding DUF1803 domain-containing protein has translation MIIQFNPNKLSNQPFFMELLNYLYHYQPVTLREIKNQFPLQKNIDKLIEEFVKVGYIERSEKRYRLLISLVSDPSTIDLYQHFFIESDSPSYQELLECRFVTEMTNSTNEVIIIEHTSITRNDLTISNYFYKLRENLSLTEEQNRLYNLLGDLNPEYFLKHVTTFLLKFVRREYALQKRRNIFVDALELLGYLIQVEDGRYILNMDLDSEALVFCAKKD, from the coding sequence ATGATAATACAATTTAACCCAAATAAATTAAGTAATCAGCCTTTTTTTATGGAATTGCTGAATTATCTATATCACTATCAGCCTGTAACTTTGAGAGAAATAAAAAATCAGTTTCCATTACAAAAGAATATAGATAAATTGATTGAGGAGTTTGTTAAAGTTGGTTATATTGAGAGGTCTGAGAAACGTTACCGTTTATTAATTTCTTTAGTTTCAGATCCTTCTACAATTGATTTATACCAGCATTTCTTTATTGAAAGTGATTCTCCTTCTTATCAAGAACTATTAGAGTGTAGATTTGTTACTGAGATGACTAATTCTACTAATGAAGTGATTATTATTGAACACACAAGTATCACGAGAAACGATCTTACGATTTCAAATTATTTTTATAAGTTAAGAGAAAATCTTTCATTAACGGAAGAACAAAACAGATTATATAACTTATTAGGTGATCTTAATCCTGAATATTTCTTAAAGCATGTCACAACATTTCTTTTAAAATTTGTAAGAAGGGAGTACGCTCTTCAAAAGAGGAGGAATATTTTTGTTGATGCTTTAGAACTATTAGGATATCTTATTCAAGTAGAAGATGGGCGTTATATTCTAAATATGGATTTAGACTCCGAAGCATTAGTTTTTTGTGCAAAAAAAGACTAG
- a CDS encoding manganese-dependent inorganic pyrophosphatase, with amino-acid sequence MSKIFVFGHQNPDSDAIGSSYGYAYLKRQLGVEAEAVALGTPNEETAFVLDYFSVNAPRVVESAQSEGVNQVILTDHNEFQQSISDIKDVEVIEVVDHHRVANFETANPLMMRLEPVGSASSIVYRMFKENNVEIPKDVAGLLLSGLISDTLLLKSPTTHASDPAVAEELARLAGVNLEEYGLAMLKAGTNLSSKSAEELIDIDAKTFELNGNQVRVAQVNTVDISDVLSRQAEIEEAINSSIKSNGYSDFVLMITDILNSNSEILALGSNTDKIEKAFNFVLENNHAFLKGVVSRKKQVVPQLTESFNV; translated from the coding sequence ATGTCTAAAATTTTTGTGTTTGGCCACCAAAATCCTGATTCTGATGCTATTGGTTCGTCTTATGGATATGCTTATTTGAAACGTCAACTTGGTGTTGAGGCTGAGGCTGTTGCTTTGGGTACTCCAAATGAAGAGACTGCTTTTGTACTTGACTATTTTTCTGTAAATGCTCCTCGTGTTGTTGAGTCAGCACAGTCTGAGGGGGTAAATCAAGTTATTCTTACTGACCATAATGAGTTTCAACAATCTATTTCAGATATTAAGGATGTAGAAGTTATTGAAGTAGTGGATCACCACCGTGTGGCTAACTTTGAGACGGCTAATCCATTAATGATGCGTTTAGAACCTGTAGGTTCAGCTTCTTCGATTGTTTATCGCATGTTTAAAGAAAATAATGTTGAAATTCCTAAAGATGTAGCTGGTTTGCTTTTGTCAGGTTTGATTTCTGATACTCTTTTACTTAAATCACCAACGACACATGCTTCAGATCCTGCAGTAGCTGAAGAACTTGCTCGACTTGCTGGAGTTAATTTAGAAGAATATGGTCTTGCCATGCTTAAGGCTGGTACTAATCTTTCTTCTAAATCAGCTGAAGAACTCATTGATATTGATGCAAAAACATTTGAATTGAATGGGAATCAAGTTCGCGTTGCTCAGGTGAATACTGTTGATATTTCTGATGTTCTTTCACGTCAAGCGGAAATTGAAGAAGCTATCAATAGCTCAATTAAAAGTAACGGGTACTCTGACTTTGTGTTAATGATTACTGATATTCTTAACTCAAATTCAGAAATTCTCGCACTCGGATCAAATACTGATAAAATTGAAAAAGCTTTTAACTTTGTTTTAGAAAATAACCATGCTTTCCTTAAAGGAGTAGTTTCTCGTAAGAAGCAAGTTGTTCCTCAATTGACTGAAAGTTTCAATGTGTAA
- the rlmD gene encoding 23S rRNA (uracil(1939)-C(5))-methyltransferase RlmD, giving the protein MNLQVKQRIPLKIKRMGINGEGIGFYKKTLVFVPGALKGEEVFCQIVSVKRNFVQAKLLKINKASKFRVDPECGVYEECGGCQLMHLRYDKQLEFKTDLLGQALKKFKPANFESYEIRPTIGMKQPQHYRAKLQFQIRSFGGSVKAGLFAEGSHRLINIDDCLVQDELTQAIMNKVTNLLDKYKLPIYNERKISGIRTVMIRRALGSNQVQLIFVTSNPVSLTKLVKELTLSYPEIVTVAVNYNYSKSSEIYGQETEIIWGQDTIQEEVLDYNFALSPRAFYQLNPKQTEVLYGQAVEALEVDKSEHLIDAYCGVGTIGLAFAKKVSTIRGMDIIPEAIEDARKNAESLGLDNAHYEVGKAEDIIPRWYKEGYRADALIVDPPRTGLDSKLLKTILEYTPKKMVYVSCNVSTLARDLVSLAKVYDVNYIQSVDMFPHTARTEAVVKLTKKCNKN; this is encoded by the coding sequence ATGAATTTACAAGTGAAACAACGTATCCCGCTTAAGATTAAACGAATGGGGATCAATGGTGAGGGTATTGGTTTTTATAAAAAAACACTGGTTTTTGTTCCTGGAGCTTTGAAGGGAGAAGAGGTGTTTTGTCAGATTGTTTCGGTTAAGAGAAACTTTGTTCAGGCAAAACTATTAAAAATTAATAAAGCTTCCAAGTTTCGTGTTGATCCTGAATGTGGTGTCTATGAAGAGTGTGGTGGTTGCCAGTTGATGCATCTTCGTTATGATAAACAATTAGAGTTTAAAACGGACCTGTTAGGACAAGCTTTGAAAAAGTTCAAACCGGCTAATTTTGAGTCTTATGAGATTCGTCCAACAATAGGAATGAAGCAACCACAACATTATCGTGCTAAACTACAATTTCAAATACGTTCTTTTGGTGGCTCAGTTAAGGCTGGCTTATTTGCGGAAGGAAGTCATCGACTAATCAATATTGATGATTGTTTGGTTCAAGATGAGTTAACGCAAGCGATTATGAATAAAGTGACAAATTTGCTAGATAAATACAAGCTACCGATTTATAATGAGCGCAAAATTTCCGGGATTCGCACAGTTATGATACGACGTGCTTTAGGGTCTAATCAGGTCCAGCTAATTTTTGTAACATCTAATCCTGTTTCTTTGACTAAGTTGGTGAAGGAGTTAACTTTAAGTTATCCTGAAATTGTAACAGTTGCTGTCAATTATAACTATTCGAAATCCAGTGAGATTTATGGCCAAGAGACGGAAATTATCTGGGGTCAAGATACAATCCAAGAAGAGGTTCTAGACTATAACTTCGCACTTTCTCCTCGTGCCTTCTACCAGTTGAATCCTAAGCAAACTGAAGTGCTCTATGGTCAGGCAGTTGAAGCTTTGGAAGTCGATAAGTCTGAACACCTTATTGATGCTTATTGTGGTGTTGGTACTATTGGACTTGCATTTGCAAAAAAAGTGAGCACCATTCGGGGAATGGATATTATTCCGGAAGCTATCGAAGATGCTAGAAAAAATGCTGAGTCACTTGGACTGGATAATGCTCACTATGAGGTAGGAAAAGCTGAAGATATTATTCCTCGCTGGTATAAGGAAGGGTATCGAGCGGATGCTCTTATTGTAGATCCACCGAGAACGGGTTTGGATAGTAAGTTACTTAAAACTATACTGGAATATACTCCCAAAAAAATGGTATATGTCTCATGTAATGTATCTACTTTGGCAAGAGATTTAGTTTCTTTAGCTAAGGTATATGATGTGAACTATATTCAGTCAGTAGATATGTTTCCTCACACTGCTCGGACAGAAGCAGTTGTAAAGCTGACTAAGAAATGTAATAAAAACTAA
- a CDS encoding IS256-like element IS1191 family transposase, whose protein sequence is MTQFTTELLNFLAQKQDIDEFFRTSLETAMNDLLQAELSAFLGYEPYDKLGYNSGNSRNGSYARKFETKYGTVQLSIPRDRNGNFSPALLPAYGRRDDHLEEMVIKLYQTGVTTREISDIIERMYGHHYSPATISNISKATQENVATFHERSLEANYSVLFLDGTYLPLRRGTVSKECIHIALGITPEGQKAVLGYEIAPNENNASWSTLLDKLQNQGIQQVSLVVTDGFKGLEEIINQAYPLAKQQRCLIHISRNLASKVKRADRAVILEQFKTIYRAENLEMAVQALENFIAEWKPKYRKVMESLENTDNLLTFYQFSYQIWHSIYSTNLIESLNKEIKRQTKKKVLFPNEEALERYLVTLFEDYNFKQNQRIHKGFGQCADTLESLFD, encoded by the coding sequence ATGACTCAGTTTACCACAGAACTACTTAACTTCCTAGCCCAAAAGCAAGATATTGATGAATTTTTCCGTACTTCTCTTGAAACAGCTATGAATGATCTGCTTCAAGCAGAGTTATCAGCCTTTTTAGGGTATGAACCTTACGATAAATTAGGCTATAATTCTGGGAATAGTCGTAACGGAAGCTATGCACGGAAATTCGAAACCAAATATGGGACTGTTCAGTTGAGTATTCCTAGAGATCGTAATGGGAACTTTAGTCCAGCTTTGCTTCCCGCTTATGGACGTCGAGATGACCACTTGGAAGAGATGGTTATCAAACTCTATCAAACCGGTGTAACGACTCGAGAAATTAGTGATATCATCGAGCGAATGTATGGTCATCACTATAGTCCTGCCACAATTTCTAATATCTCAAAAGCAACTCAGGAGAATGTCGCTACTTTTCATGAGCGAAGCTTAGAAGCCAATTACTCTGTTTTATTTCTTGACGGAACCTATCTTCCCTTAAGACGTGGAACCGTTAGTAAAGAATGTATTCATATCGCACTTGGCATTACACCAGAAGGACAGAAGGCTGTTCTTGGATATGAAATCGCCCCAAATGAAAACAATGCTTCTTGGTCCACCCTGTTAGACAAGCTTCAAAACCAAGGAATCCAACAGGTTTCTCTTGTAGTGACCGATGGCTTCAAGGGGCTTGAAGAGATTATCAATCAGGCTTACCCATTAGCTAAACAACAACGTTGCTTAATTCATATTAGTCGAAATCTGGCTAGTAAAGTGAAACGAGCAGATAGAGCGGTTATTCTGGAGCAATTTAAAACGATTTATCGTGCTGAAAATTTAGAAATGGCAGTGCAAGCTTTAGAGAACTTTATCGCCGAATGGAAACCAAAGTATAGGAAAGTCATGGAAAGTCTGGAGAATACGGATAATCTTTTAACTTTTTATCAGTTTTCCTACCAGATTTGGCATAGCATTTATTCGACAAACCTCATTGAGTCTCTTAACAAAGAAATCAAACGTCAAACGAAAAAGAAGGTCCTTTTTCCTAACGAGGAGGCTCTGGAACGTTATTTAGTTACCCTGTTTGAAGATTATAATTTCAAGCAAAATCAACGCATCCATAAAGGGTTTGGCCAATGTGCTGACACACTTGAAAGCTTATTTGATTAA
- the asnA gene encoding aspartate--ammonia ligase has translation MKKSFIDQQKEISFVKNTFTRYLIDKLDVVEVQGPILSKVGDGMQDNLNGIENPVTVNVLQIPDATYEVVHSLAKWKRHTLARFGFNEGEGLVVNMKALRPDEDSLDATHSVYVDQWDWEKVIPDGHRNIAYLKETVETIYKVIRLTELAVEARYDIEAVLPKKITFIHSEELVEKYPDLTPKERENAITKEYGAVFLIGIGGVLPDGKPHDGRAPDYDDWTTESEKGYHGLNGDILVWNEQLGHAFELSSMGIRVDEDALKRQVEITGDQDRLKLDWHQALLHGQFPLTIGGGIGQSRMAMFLLRKKHIGEVQTSVWPDAVHETYENIL, from the coding sequence ATGAAGAAGAGCTTCATTGATCAACAAAAGGAAATTTCTTTTGTAAAAAATACTTTCACACGGTATTTAATTGATAAACTTGACGTCGTTGAAGTGCAAGGGCCTATTTTGAGTAAGGTCGGGGATGGTATGCAGGATAATTTAAATGGTATTGAAAATCCTGTAACTGTTAATGTACTTCAGATTCCTGACGCAACATACGAAGTTGTTCACTCATTAGCAAAATGGAAGCGCCATACTTTGGCTCGTTTTGGTTTTAATGAAGGTGAAGGGCTCGTGGTTAATATGAAGGCTCTTCGTCCAGATGAAGACTCATTGGATGCAACACACTCCGTTTATGTTGACCAATGGGATTGGGAAAAGGTTATTCCTGATGGACATCGTAATATTGCGTATTTGAAGGAAACCGTCGAGACAATCTACAAAGTTATTCGTTTGACTGAGCTTGCTGTTGAGGCGCGTTACGATATTGAAGCCGTCTTACCTAAGAAAATTACTTTCATCCATTCAGAAGAGCTTGTTGAGAAGTACCCTGATTTGACACCGAAAGAGCGTGAAAATGCCATAACTAAAGAATATGGTGCTGTATTCTTGATTGGTATTGGTGGTGTTCTTCCTGACGGGAAGCCCCATGATGGTCGTGCACCTGACTATGATGACTGGACAACTGAGTCTGAGAAGGGTTATCATGGTTTGAATGGAGATATTTTGGTTTGGAATGAGCAATTAGGACATGCTTTTGAGTTATCATCAATGGGGATTCGTGTTGATGAAGATGCACTTAAACGTCAGGTTGAAATTACTGGTGACCAAGATCGTTTGAAATTGGATTGGCACCAAGCCTTGTTACATGGCCAATTCCCACTAACAATTGGTGGTGGTATTGGTCAATCACGTATGGCTATGTTCTTGCTACGTAAAAAACATATAGGTGAGGTTCAAACTTCAGTTTGGCCAGATGCCGTTCATGAAACTTACGAAAATATCTTGTAA